A window of the Patagioenas fasciata isolate bPatFas1 chromosome 32, bPatFas1.hap1, whole genome shotgun sequence genome harbors these coding sequences:
- the LOC139825986 gene encoding dynein axonemal heavy chain 9-like, which yields MIQLLDRYQEKLYADWSQTVSEKSQYNLTQPLIRRDPETKLVTVNFDPQLVSVLRELSYLSGSRLGAIPPTAAEIYSSKESYRQLAANLELMVNRYNKVLKTVLEVEYPLIQEQLWDINLKLKKAEETLNWKMEGVWDHISMVMDDVHDLEQRIQKAKNNVEEIQTIVGSWASPIFVRRDCKRESLLSLEDCQDRLERRYSLVRESGQRIHLLVKENQSLLLADPASDIWKAYVD from the exons atgatccagctgctcgacag gtatcaggagaagctctatgcagactggtcccagacagtctctgaaaaatcacagtacaaccttactcaaccgcttatccggcgagatccagaaaccaaactggtcacagttaattttgatccccag ctggtgtcggtgctgagggagctgagctacctgtctggcagccggctgggagccatcccacccacggcagcagaaatctattcctccaaggagtcataccggcagctggcggccaacttggagctgatggtgaacagatacaacaaggtcctgaagacagtcctggaggtcgaataccctctcatacaggagcagctgtgggatattaacttgaagctgaagaaggcagaagaaacactcaactggaagatggagg gtgtctgggatcacatctccatggtgatggatgatgtccatgacctcgagcagaggatacagaaagccaaaaacaatgttgaggagatccagaccatcgtgggatcgtgggcgtcgcccatatttgtgagaagagattgtaaaagagaatcgctgctgagcctggaggactgtcaggaccgcctggaacggcgttacagccttgtccgagagtcagggcagaggattcatctgctggtgaag gaaaaccagagcctcttacttgcagacccagcatctgacatctggaaggcctatgtggattag